The Elusimicrobiota bacterium genome includes a region encoding these proteins:
- a CDS encoding RNA pseudouridine synthase has product MDPSIAPTVFYEDNHVIVVYKPAGVLVQGDASNEPTLMDAVKLWLAKKYDKPGKVFLGLVQRLDRPVCGVILFARTSKAASRLSEQIRARTIEKTYRAMVEGTVEPESLRLTHWLSEDDGFVTAHDEPGPDRKEARLGLRVLRRDKATTLLEIDLETGRKHQIRVQLARAGHPIVGDSRYGARLPWPRPGIALAAVRLRFKHPTQDRELSIELPAELDPLRGCAENL; this is encoded by the coding sequence ATGGACCCGAGCATCGCGCCCACCGTCTTTTACGAGGACAACCACGTCATCGTGGTGTACAAGCCCGCCGGCGTTCTGGTCCAAGGCGATGCCAGCAACGAGCCCACGCTCATGGACGCGGTCAAGCTCTGGCTCGCCAAGAAGTATGACAAGCCGGGCAAGGTGTTTTTGGGTCTGGTGCAGCGCCTCGACCGGCCCGTGTGCGGCGTCATACTCTTCGCCCGGACTTCCAAAGCGGCCTCCCGGCTCTCCGAGCAGATCCGCGCGCGCACAATCGAAAAGACCTACCGCGCCATGGTCGAGGGCACTGTGGAGCCGGAAAGCCTGCGGCTGACGCACTGGCTCTCGGAAGACGACGGCTTCGTGACCGCCCACGACGAGCCAGGCCCGGACCGCAAGGAAGCCAGGCTCGGCCTGCGCGTGCTGCGCCGCGACAAGGCTACCACGCTGCTTGAGATCGACCTAGAGACCGGACGCAAGCATCAGATCCGCGTCCAACTGGCGCGGGCCGGGCATCCCATAGTCGGCGACTCGCGCTACGGCGCGCGCCTGCCTTGGCCGCGGCCCGGCATCGCTCTCGCGGCTGTGCGCCTGCGCTTCAAGCATCCGACCCAAGACCGCGAGTTGTCCATCGAGCTGCCCGCTGAACTCGACCCTCTGCGTGGGTGCGCCGAAAATTTGTAG
- a CDS encoding helix-turn-helix transcriptional regulator: MATSLKELRLDRGISQRQLADQAGVNASVVHRAERGEDAKLSTWGKLFARAIAVSIDRLTRV, translated from the coding sequence ATGGCGACATCGCTCAAAGAGCTGCGGCTGGACCGCGGAATCTCCCAGCGGCAGCTTGCCGATCAAGCCGGCGTCAACGCTTCGGTCGTCCATCGGGCCGAGCGGGGCGAGGACGCCAAGCTCTCGACCTGGGGCAAGCTCTTTGCGCGGGCAATCGCCGTTTCTATTGACCGCTTGACGAGGGTGTAA
- a CDS encoding LemA family protein, translating to MKALAAVLGSILVLALLIGLWAMSAYNGLVTNQEAVNGAWGQVENVYQRRMDLVPNLVETVKGAAGFEKSTLTAVVDARARVGSLTVDKSVLNDPAQFKKFAAAQGELSGALSRLLAVAENYPSLKATENFRDLQVQLEGTENRIAVERRAFNEAVIAYNVTVRRVPASIVAGLAGFKERPYFEAEPEAKKAPQVRF from the coding sequence ATGAAAGCTTTAGCCGCCGTGCTCGGAAGCATCCTCGTCCTGGCTTTGCTCATAGGCCTGTGGGCCATGTCCGCTTACAACGGCCTGGTCACCAACCAGGAGGCGGTCAACGGCGCCTGGGGCCAGGTGGAGAACGTGTACCAGCGCCGCATGGACCTGGTCCCCAACCTGGTCGAGACGGTCAAGGGCGCGGCCGGCTTCGAGAAGTCCACGCTGACCGCGGTGGTGGACGCCCGCGCCCGGGTGGGCAGCCTCACCGTGGACAAGTCGGTGCTCAACGACCCCGCCCAGTTCAAGAAGTTCGCCGCGGCGCAGGGCGAGCTCAGCGGCGCCTTGAGCCGCCTGCTGGCCGTGGCCGAGAACTACCCCAGCCTCAAGGCCACGGAGAACTTCCGCGACCTGCAGGTCCAACTGGAGGGCACGGAGAACCGCATCGCGGTGGAGCGCCGCGCTTTCAACGAGGCGGTCATCGCCTACAACGTGACGGTGCGCCGCGTGCCCGCCAGCATCGTGGCCGGCCTGGCCGGTTTCAAGGAGCGCCCCTATTTCGAGGCCGAGCCCGAAGCCAAGAAGGCCCCCCAGGTGCGCTTCTAG
- a CDS encoding TPM domain-containing protein, with translation MIRRAWALALVLLAAAPAAALDVPYLDGRVSDQAGILSPSAVKEISAQLAEHERKTGNQIAVLTVPSLEGEALEDFSVRVAKTWKLGQKGKDNGILLLVAPQDRKMRIEVGYGLEATLPDALAGRIIRDEITPPFRHQDYDGGIRAGVSAILGTLEGSYEPKAPERAASTSGGGLTPDMDPVMRILIGAFVFGILGLFTAIGILIPDATGWFLYFFLIPFWAMFPIVILGPRGALATLTCHLVGFPLLRLLLPRTDWGKRVASHIHTTGGGCHGSSYSSGWGCSSGGGGFSSGGGGFSGGGGSFGGGGASGSW, from the coding sequence GTGATCCGCCGCGCCTGGGCCTTGGCGCTGGTCCTGCTGGCCGCCGCGCCGGCCGCTGCCCTGGACGTGCCCTACCTCGACGGCCGGGTCAGCGACCAGGCCGGCATCCTGAGCCCCAGCGCGGTCAAGGAGATCTCCGCGCAGCTGGCCGAGCACGAGCGCAAGACCGGCAACCAGATCGCGGTGCTGACCGTCCCCTCCTTGGAGGGCGAGGCGCTGGAGGATTTCTCGGTGCGCGTGGCCAAGACCTGGAAGCTCGGTCAGAAGGGCAAGGACAACGGCATCCTCCTGCTGGTCGCGCCCCAGGACCGCAAGATGCGCATCGAGGTGGGCTACGGCTTGGAGGCGACCTTGCCCGACGCGCTGGCCGGCCGCATCATCCGCGACGAGATCACCCCCCCCTTCCGGCACCAGGACTACGACGGCGGCATCCGGGCCGGGGTCTCGGCCATACTGGGGACCTTGGAGGGCTCCTATGAGCCTAAGGCGCCGGAGCGCGCCGCCTCGACCAGCGGCGGCGGCTTGACGCCGGACATGGACCCGGTCATGCGCATCCTGATCGGAGCCTTCGTCTTCGGCATACTGGGCCTGTTCACCGCCATCGGCATCCTCATCCCGGACGCGACCGGCTGGTTCTTGTACTTCTTCCTCATCCCCTTCTGGGCGATGTTCCCCATCGTGATCCTCGGCCCCCGCGGCGCGCTGGCCACCTTGACCTGCCACCTGGTGGGCTTCCCCCTGCTGAGGCTGCTGCTGCCGCGCACCGACTGGGGCAAGCGCGTGGCCAGCCACATCCACACCACGGGCGGCGGCTGCCACGGCTCCAGCTATTCCAGCGGCTGGGGCTGCTCCTCCGGCGGCGGAGGCTTCTCCAGCGGCGGGGGCGGCTTCTCCGGCGGCGGCGGCAGCTTCGGCGGCGGCGGCGCCTCCGGGTCCTGGTGA